Proteins encoded in a region of the Oncorhynchus clarkii lewisi isolate Uvic-CL-2024 unplaced genomic scaffold, UVic_Ocla_1.0 unplaced_contig_421_pilon_pilon, whole genome shotgun sequence genome:
- the LOC139400326 gene encoding zinc finger protein 180-like: protein MESDFVVHTGDILDYRGSSGEPQQPCDAEEAENSLSRSEHLKKHLQRSTGRRTHCCSDCGKRFTSSGIKIHQRTHTGEKPYSCGQCEKSFSASSTLTVHQRTHTGEKPFSCGQCGNSFTTSSNLTEHQRIHTGEKPYSCGQCGKCFTSSGSLTQHQRTHTGNKPYSCGECGKSFGGSGVLTVHQRTHTGEKPYSCGQCGKSFTTSGHLIRHQRIHTGEKPYICGECGKSFTTSSTLTVHQRTHTGEKPYSCDQCGKGFGQSGELTVHQRKHTGDKPYSCGQCGKRFASSGSLTLHQRTHTGEKAHSCDQR, encoded by the exons atggag tctgactttgttgttcacacaggagataTACTTGACTATCGTGggtcctctggggagcctcaacaaccttgtgatgctgaagaggcagagaatagtctctccagatcagaacacctcaagaaacactTGCAGAGATCCACAGGGAGgagaactcactgctgctctgactgtgggaagagattcacctcatcgggcattaaaattcatcagagaacacacacaggagagaaaccttatagctgtggtcaatgtgagAAGAGTTTTTCTGCCTCTAGCACTCTGactgtacaccagagaacacacacaggagagaaaccttttagctgtggtcaatgtgggaataGTTTTACTACATCCAGCAATCTGACtgaacaccagagaatacacacaggagagaaaccttatagctgtggtcaatgtgggaagtgtTTTACTTCATCTGGttctctgactcaacaccagagaacacacacaggaaataaaccttatagctgtggtgaatgtgggaagagttttggtggatCTGGAGTGCTCACagtgcaccagagaacacacacaggagagaaaccttatagttgtggtcaatgtgggaagagttttactacatctggcCATCTGATTcgacaccagagaatacacacaggagagaaaccttatatctGTGgtgaatgtgggaagagtttcactaCATCTAGCACTCTGACTGT acaccagagaacacacacaggagagaaaccgtatagctgtgatcaatgtgggaagggtTTTGGTCAATCTGGAGAGCTGACAGTgcaccagagaaaacacacaggagacaaaccttatagctgtggtcaatgtgggaagagatttgcttcatctggctctctgactcttcaccagagaacacacacaggagagaaagctcatagctgtgaccagagataa